The segment TGAATTCAGCACTTAGCACTCATAATTCAGAGCTCGGCGCAGCCGTTCAGCTCAAGGAGATTCAGCGATGAGTGTTAAGCATAAACGGGTTGTTCTCGGAGACATAGCAAACATTTCTTCTGGGGGGACTCCATCAAGATCAAATCCGGCATACTGGAATGGGAATATCCCATGGGTCAAAACAACACAGATACAAAACTGCATTATCAATAGAACTGATGTTGATGAATGGATAACTGACGAAGGTCTAAAGAAATTATCTGCAAAAATGATTTCTGCGGGGACAATTCTTATGGCTATGTATGGCCAAGGAAAAACCAGAGGGCAAGTAAGTATCCTCAATTTTGATGCATCTATCAATCAGGCTTGTGCTGCTATTGATCTTAAAAATGGCATCTGTCGAGACTTTGTATATCAATCGCTGTTAGCAAGTTATACGCGTATCAGAAACATGAGCAATACCGGGGGGCAAGAGAACCTTAGTGCTGGCTTGATAAAAGAAATTCCTCTAACGTTACCCCCGCTTCCCGAGCAAAAGGCTATTGCCGATCTGCTGTCCACCTGGGATGAGGCCATCGAGAAAACCGAACGGCTGATTCAGGCGAAGGAAGCCAACTTAAAGGGCCAGATTCAAAGAATAATGGGGAAAGAGGCCATTGATGCAAATGACTGGTCAATGGTTCACTTGGGTGAGCTCTTTTCCGAAGTAACACGCAAGGTTGGCGAAAAATGGGGCAAAGATATCTCCGGTTCTCAGCACAAGAATTACACACACCTTAAAGCTGGTGAGTTTTCCTATAACAAGGGAAATTCAAAGCGTTACCAACAAGGGTGCGTTTATCTGCTTAAAGATGGGGAAATCTGCGTTCCAAACGTATTTATCAGCTTTAAGCCGAAAGCAAAGAATGTTGTTCCTGAGTTCTTCGAACACTATTTCATTGCCGATTATCACGCCCGTGAACTGAAGCGATACATCACAAGCGGTGCCCGATCGGATGGGCTTCTCAATCTGAACAAAAAGGACTTCTTCAAGATAGTGGTTCCCTGCCCATCACCAGATGAGCAAAAAGCCATTGCTGAAGCGCTGACCGCATCACAACACGAAATCGATCTGCTGAAACAGCTCGCAGATAAATACAAAACCCAGAAGCGCGGTCTGATGCAGAAGATGCTCACCGGCGAATGGCGGGTAAAACCGGAAATCGTTAACCAATACGTGGAGGCATAACTATGGCTAACGAGAGATATCCGGCAGATACGACAATCGATAAAAGTGATTTTGATAAAGAGCACTGCCAGCGAATTCTGGAGGATTCAACTGGCGACGGGTATACCTCTATCTATGATGCCTTTTCAAAGTCTGCCCGCAAATCACTTGAGGACGGCAACCCAAAACAAGCCAAAATTTATTGGCTACTTTCTGACGCCTGCTCAATGATGCTGTCATCTGACAACAAGAATGAGCCATTCAAGCCATTTGCTGTTTTCCATGACCGGCGTTCTGCTATCGCGGATGACTTTTCTGCGGAGGATATTTCTTTCTTTTCTGAGATCATAACAGAAGTGACAGATATCCGATTGAAGGCCCGGTTGGCTGATCTGGCTTGGTTAAAGGCATCGAAGAAGAATTTGAACAATGCGCTTGTCGCAATCGACGCATACCGCCAGATACCTTTGGATACGGAAACGTGGATTCGTGATGGACGTGAATGCTGGTACCGGGCGCTTGGTTTAGCCGCTATGCTTCGAACTGGAGCAGGCAACCGCATTCAAGAAATGGAGCGTGATATCCAGCAAGCCTTTGACTCCAGCAAAGAATCTGACGGTTACCTTGCCTTGTGGTTAGCTGACCTTATGGCCAGCTTTGGTCTCGGCAAAAGCAATGCGGGTGATATCGCTGGAAAACTTGAATCATTGGCGAGAACCTTTGAAGGTGACGGTGATTTACATAGGGCGCGGGATTACTACGAAAATTCATCAAAATGGTACGAATCTGCCGGGGATAAAACCAAGTCAATCGAAATGACCATCTGCCATGCTGAAGCTTTTGTAAAAGAAGCCATAGCCCGCACAGCCACGGAGCAACCAAGCAATATGGTTGCCGCAAGTTTTTATGAAAAGGCCATTCAGATTCTCAGGACGATTTCAAAGGCAGATCGACCGGCCTTAAACGTGGATGAGCGTATTGCGGAGTTACATAAATCACTGAATGAAGCTGGGCAATTGTCTCTTAACGAAATGGGTGTTATCTCGTCCGATGGAATAGATATCACCCAGATGGTGGAAGCCGCCAAATCCGCAGTTTCTGAAAAGACACCAATTGATGCACTAAAGGCATTCGCCAATCTTTCCCAAGGTATGCGCATCTCCGAAATGCAGGATTCGGCCATAAAGCAGTTGAAACAGCATCCGTTATCATCGTTGTTCGGTGGCACCTACATGAGTCGTGATGGTCGCGTGATCGCCAAAACAAATGGCATCAAATTTGACGAAACTCTGGACGGGAATCACCCCAATGTCCAAGCGTCGGTTATGCAAAATCATGGCATACATTTAACCTTGATTGTTCAGGGGAATGTTCTGCCAGCGCTGGAAATTTTACATCTGGAACATCGAATACGCGAAGTTGATTTTCTCAGCATTGTCAAACAGTCCCCAATTGTTCCGCCGGGGCGTGAAGTTCTCTTTGCCAAGGGGCTTTATTCTGGGTACGACCATGACTACGTAACAGCTCTTCATCTTCTATCCCCCCAAGTCGAGAATCTGGTTCGATACCACCTGAAAAATGCAGGTGCGAAAACCTCAACTTTAGACAGCTGCGGCATCGAAAACGAGAATGGTCTCAGCACCCTTGTTGCCCTTCCCGAAATGAATACGGTTTTTGGTGATGATCTGACCTTTGAGATCAAGGCTTTGTTTTGCGATCCCCTTGGGGCAAATCTCAGAAATGAACTTGCTCACGGGCTGGTTGATCATAACGCCTGCAATTCCCTGCATGGTGTTTATGCGTGGTGGCTTACTTTGAAACTCGTTTTCAATACGTTCTGGAATGCTGCAAGACAAGAGCGTGAAACTGGAATTACTGAGGAGGACGCGGAATGAGCGACAACAAACCCTTTTCTCAAGAGGATTTGAACGAAATCTTCAAGATTTCCCCTGCATATCCGGAGCGCGTGATTTCAAGGGAAAGCAGCAGCCTTGAATTCAAGGAATCATTCGGGTGGGCAAGCCTGCCGAAGTACCTGAAAACAAGCGCCGCGTATGCCAATGCCAAAGGCGGCTATGTTGTGTTTGGCATTGCCAATAAGCCACACAGGCTGTGCGGCCTATCAGGAGCTAACCTGAAGTTATTTGAGGATATTGATCCAGAAAAGATGTCGCGTAACTTCAATGAACACTTTGCTCCGGAAATAGAGTGGACGATTCAGGAGTACGAGCTTCATGGAAAGGTTTTTGGCCTTCTGTATATCCATGAGGCCAAGGATAAGCCAGTTGTCTGCACAAAAGATGCTGGGAAGGAGCTGAAAGAGAGCGATATCTACTACCGATATCGAGGTCGCTCCGAGCGCATTAAATACCCTGAACTTAGAGCTATCCTTGAGGCCAAACGGGAAGCTGAACAGCGCCTGTGGATGCAGCATCTTGGAAATATTGCCCGAATTGGTGTTCGCGAGGCAGGGATTTTCGATTTGCACACCGGTAGCGTAACCGGCGCTGGAGGTTCATTTCTAATTGATGAATCACTTTTAAGTCAGCTCGCTTTCATAAAGGAGGGGGAATTTTCTGAGGTCAAAGGAAAACCGGCTCTCAAATTGATCGGCGAGGTTGAACCAATGGCTGGAAGCGTTATCGGTACAACCAAGAAACAAATTGTAAAAACCAAAGGTATAAGGACGGCCGATATCGTTCTCAGCACTTTGAATCAGAATGATGTCCCTGAGCCAGACGAGTACATCAAACAGATCTGCTTTGAAAGTACCGCATTTCTGCCCGTTTACTATTTCATCAGGAAATCCGGAATGACATTGGATAAAACCGTAGAAGTGCTCGAAGGAGTGGTTTCAAGATCAGCCACACGAGGAAAACTGATTGAACGGTTGAAGGGTGGGAATACTCAGGAACTTGCAATTCCCAACGGAAGCACTGTTTCAGCTAACAAAAAGAGGAAATACACAGAAGCGTTACGCAACAAAAAGGTTAACACAGACCTCGAGGTAAAAGAACTTGTGTATTGTCTCCAGGCCATACGCGGACTGACGGAAGCCGAGGTAAATTCCAACTCGAAGTATATCAGAGAGCTTTTGCGCAACTGGTTTAACAAGCACTACTCAGCAGCCAAAGGGTCACTGGCTGACAACCTCAGGCGGTCTATCTGCTGGGTTGATGAAGCATTGAATAAGAAGGATGTTGAAGGAGGCAACTCCAATGACTAAAGAATCCCAAAACATCGAATGGAAGCAGTCTTGGAATGACGACTACCTGAAATGGATCTGCGGCTTTGCCAATGCGCAGGGCGGGGAAAGAATGATGAGGTATGAGTTATGAATGATGAATTGAAAAACCACTCAGCACTTAGCACTCATAATTCAGCACTCGCCGAAGGCGTTATGACCTGGGACCATGTAATCAACGAGAAAGCGTCATTGGAAGACATTGATGAAACTTCCATTGAGTTATTCAAAAAGAAGGCCGTTACAGCTGGTCGCCTTCCAGATATTTCTGACCTTTCTACGAGAGACTTGCTATATAAATTACGCCTGCTTTCCAAAGATGGACTGACCCATGCGGCCTTGGTCCTGTTTGGCAAGGATCCTGGCGAATATTACCCCAACTTGTTTGTCAAAATAGGTCGCTTTGGCACAAGTGTAGTCGATATGCGTTTTCAGGAGGTATGCGAGGGCAATTTGTTCCAGATACTTCATGATGTGATGGAGCAGCTGGAGAAAAAGTTCCTCATTAAACCAGTGCGCTTTGAGGGGTTGAGTCGCATTGAAGAACTGGAATATCCCGTTCCAGCACTGCGTGAAATGCTGCTCAATGCACTGGTACATCGCAACTACATGGGCAGCATGACCCAATTGAGAGTTATGGATGATCGGATTGCTTTATGGAATGCCGGGACGCTGCCGATAGAACTTTCTATCGACAAGCTGTTCCAACTGCACAAATCCATTCCCCGCAATCCTTTGATTGCCGAAGTGTGTTATCGAGCTGGATATATTGATTCCTGGGGACGGGGTATAAAGACAATAACCGATGCATGTGAACAGGCTGGTTTGCCAAAGCCCATTATTGAAGAAGAAACCGGAGGTGTGGAGGTTTCACTGCTGAAAGCACCGGCTTCCGAAGAGTTGGGTAATCAGTTGGGTAATCAGTTGGGTAATCAGTTGGGTAATACCAAAGAACGGATTCTCGCTGAGATGAAAGCCAATCCCAAGATTTCAGGCGCTCAATTGGCTGAATTATTAGATATCAGTACAACGGCCATCGAAAAGAACATCAAACAACTGCGAGAGGATGCCTTGATCAAGCGAGTCGGCGGAACCCGTGGACATTGGGAAGTCATAGAGAATGATGAGGTCTAAGTGATGAATGCTGAATTAGTATCCGTGTCCATCTGTGTGCATCCGTGGTTCCAACCCTTTTCGCGCCATTCGCGTTTTTCGCGTTTTTCGCGTTTTTCGCGGTTACAGCGGCTTCGCCGAATGATGAGGTATGAATTATGAATGATGAATTAAAGAAAACTCAGCACTCAGCATTGAGCACTCATCACTCGCCGCAGGCACTCGCCAAAGGCGCTGAATCCCAAAACATCGAATGGAAGCAGTCTTGGAATGACGACTATCTGAAATGGATCTGCGGCTTTGCCAATGCGCAGGGCGGGCGGATCTTTATCGGTAAAGATGATGCGGGCAACGTTACCGGTCTGAAGAATGCCAAGAAGCTGCTGGAAGATCTGCCGAATAAGATTCGTGATCAGTTGGGATTGATGCCGCATATCAATTTGCTTGAAGAAGACGGCAACGCCTATTTGGAGATCATCGTCGAGCCATCAACCGTGCCTATTTCCCTTCGCGGTTCCTACTACTGGCGTTCGGGGTCAGTAAAGCAGGAACTGAAAGGCCATGCACTGACCGAATTCCTGCTCAAAAAGATGGGCATGACCTGGGATCAAGTGATTCAGGAAAGAGCCACACTGGAGGACATCGACGACAAAACCATTGAGCTGTTCAAAAAAGAAGCGGTTACGGCTGGGCGTCTGCCGGACATCTCCGGGCTGTCCACCAAAGAGCTGCTGAAAAAACTGCACCTGCTCACCGATGAAGGTTTAACCCATGCGGCCTTGGTGTTGTTTGGCAAAGACCCAAGCGAGTTCTATCCCAACCTGTTTGTGAAGATTGGTCGGTTTGGACTCAACATGGTGGATATGCGTTTTCAGGAGGTGTGCGAGGGCAACCTGTTTCAGCTCCTGCGCGATGTGATGGAGCAGCTGGAAAAGAAGTTTCTCATCAAGCCTGTTCGCTTTGAAGGACTGCGCCGGATTGAAGAGCTGGAATATCCGGTTCCCGCCCTGCGTGAGATGTTGCTCAATGCACTGGTACATCGCAACTACATGGGCAGCATGACCCAGCTCCGCGTGATGGATGACCGGCTTTCCCTGTGGAATGCGGGAGCCTTACCCATTGAATTGTCTGTCGAGAAGCTTTTTCAAACACATAAATCGATCCCTCGTAATCCTTTGATAGCGGAAACATGTTACCGTGTTGGATACATTGATTCATGGGGCCGGGGGATAGAGAAGATCGTTGAGTCCTGCGAGCAGGCAGGACTTCCTCAGCCCGTTCTCTTTGAGGATAGCGGAGGCGTTTCGGTAGAATTGTTGAAGAGTCAAAAGGCTGAGTCAGCAACAGAAACCAGTTCACCGAAAAGTTCACCGAAAAGTTCACCGAAAAGTTCACCGAAAACATCGGAGCGAATTCTTCAACTTATCCGCAATGACTCCCAGATAAGCACAGCGACAATAGCGGAGGAGCTGGGGATTTCAAAACGAGCGGTGATTAAACAAACCAATAAGCTTCAAGAGAATGGCCAGCTCACAAGGGTTGGCCCAGCCAAAGGCGGTTACTGGGAGGTAACAGAGAGCGATGAGGGCTAAC is part of the Spartobacteria bacterium genome and harbors:
- a CDS encoding DUF4209 domain-containing protein codes for the protein MANERYPADTTIDKSDFDKEHCQRILEDSTGDGYTSIYDAFSKSARKSLEDGNPKQAKIYWLLSDACSMMLSSDNKNEPFKPFAVFHDRRSAIADDFSAEDISFFSEIITEVTDIRLKARLADLAWLKASKKNLNNALVAIDAYRQIPLDTETWIRDGRECWYRALGLAAMLRTGAGNRIQEMERDIQQAFDSSKESDGYLALWLADLMASFGLGKSNAGDIAGKLESLARTFEGDGDLHRARDYYENSSKWYESAGDKTKSIEMTICHAEAFVKEAIARTATEQPSNMVAASFYEKAIQILRTISKADRPALNVDERIAELHKSLNEAGQLSLNEMGVISSDGIDITQMVEAAKSAVSEKTPIDALKAFANLSQGMRISEMQDSAIKQLKQHPLSSLFGGTYMSRDGRVIAKTNGIKFDETLDGNHPNVQASVMQNHGIHLTLIVQGNVLPALEILHLEHRIREVDFLSIVKQSPIVPPGREVLFAKGLYSGYDHDYVTALHLLSPQVENLVRYHLKNAGAKTSTLDSCGIENENGLSTLVALPEMNTVFGDDLTFEIKALFCDPLGANLRNELAHGLVDHNACNSLHGVYAWWLTLKLVFNTFWNAARQERETGITEEDAE
- a CDS encoding HTH domain-containing protein, giving the protein MNDELKNHSALSTHNSALAEGVMTWDHVINEKASLEDIDETSIELFKKKAVTAGRLPDISDLSTRDLLYKLRLLSKDGLTHAALVLFGKDPGEYYPNLFVKIGRFGTSVVDMRFQEVCEGNLFQILHDVMEQLEKKFLIKPVRFEGLSRIEELEYPVPALREMLLNALVHRNYMGSMTQLRVMDDRIALWNAGTLPIELSIDKLFQLHKSIPRNPLIAEVCYRAGYIDSWGRGIKTITDACEQAGLPKPIIEEETGGVEVSLLKAPASEELGNQLGNQLGNQLGNTKERILAEMKANPKISGAQLAELLDISTTAIEKNIKQLREDALIKRVGGTRGHWEVIENDEV
- a CDS encoding restriction endonuclease subunit S, which encodes MSVKHKRVVLGDIANISSGGTPSRSNPAYWNGNIPWVKTTQIQNCIINRTDVDEWITDEGLKKLSAKMISAGTILMAMYGQGKTRGQVSILNFDASINQACAAIDLKNGICRDFVYQSLLASYTRIRNMSNTGGQENLSAGLIKEIPLTLPPLPEQKAIADLLSTWDEAIEKTERLIQAKEANLKGQIQRIMGKEAIDANDWSMVHLGELFSEVTRKVGEKWGKDISGSQHKNYTHLKAGEFSYNKGNSKRYQQGCVYLLKDGEICVPNVFISFKPKAKNVVPEFFEHYFIADYHARELKRYITSGARSDGLLNLNKKDFFKIVVPCPSPDEQKAIAEALTASQHEIDLLKQLADKYKTQKRGLMQKMLTGEWRVKPEIVNQYVEA
- a CDS encoding ATP-binding protein; this translates as MSDNKPFSQEDLNEIFKISPAYPERVISRESSSLEFKESFGWASLPKYLKTSAAYANAKGGYVVFGIANKPHRLCGLSGANLKLFEDIDPEKMSRNFNEHFAPEIEWTIQEYELHGKVFGLLYIHEAKDKPVVCTKDAGKELKESDIYYRYRGRSERIKYPELRAILEAKREAEQRLWMQHLGNIARIGVREAGIFDLHTGSVTGAGGSFLIDESLLSQLAFIKEGEFSEVKGKPALKLIGEVEPMAGSVIGTTKKQIVKTKGIRTADIVLSTLNQNDVPEPDEYIKQICFESTAFLPVYYFIRKSGMTLDKTVEVLEGVVSRSATRGKLIERLKGGNTQELAIPNGSTVSANKKRKYTEALRNKKVNTDLEVKELVYCLQAIRGLTEAEVNSNSKYIRELLRNWFNKHYSAAKGSLADNLRRSICWVDEALNKKDVEGGNSND
- a CDS encoding winged helix-turn-helix transcriptional regulator; amino-acid sequence: MNDELKKTQHSALSTHHSPQALAKGAESQNIEWKQSWNDDYLKWICGFANAQGGRIFIGKDDAGNVTGLKNAKKLLEDLPNKIRDQLGLMPHINLLEEDGNAYLEIIVEPSTVPISLRGSYYWRSGSVKQELKGHALTEFLLKKMGMTWDQVIQERATLEDIDDKTIELFKKEAVTAGRLPDISGLSTKELLKKLHLLTDEGLTHAALVLFGKDPSEFYPNLFVKIGRFGLNMVDMRFQEVCEGNLFQLLRDVMEQLEKKFLIKPVRFEGLRRIEELEYPVPALREMLLNALVHRNYMGSMTQLRVMDDRLSLWNAGALPIELSVEKLFQTHKSIPRNPLIAETCYRVGYIDSWGRGIEKIVESCEQAGLPQPVLFEDSGGVSVELLKSQKAESATETSSPKSSPKSSPKSSPKTSERILQLIRNDSQISTATIAEELGISKRAVIKQTNKLQENGQLTRVGPAKGGYWEVTESDEG